The following is a genomic window from Candidatus Anoxymicrobium japonicum.
CGGCCTTCCTGAACAAAGATGTGGCATGAGCCGCACTCGGCCTTGCCCTCGCATTTGTGCGGAATATCTACCTCGGCCGCAAGCAGGGCCGAGAGTATGCTGCTGCCGGCAGCGGCTTCTGTAGTCTTGCCGGATGGCTGGATGGTAACAACTGGCATTTGTTTCACTCCTTGTTTGTGATTGCTTGATCGCTTGTCTGATTTGTCGCAAACAGCACACGACGGCACCCAAAAAAAGGTGCATAACAGCTAAAAGCAAAGGTCGTACCGGATAGCGTAAAACTTCGTGCAGCTTGGCGTACTCTTAACAGGTAGTTCCAGGG
Proteins encoded in this region:
- a CDS encoding ferredoxin — protein: MPVVTIQPSGKTTEAAAGSSILSALLAAEVDIPHKCEGKAECGSCHIFVQEGRKSLSRIQREENEKLDTIVGVGSKSRLACQAILGDEDVTVEVLSFM